From the genome of Varibaculum prostatecancerukia, one region includes:
- a CDS encoding cadmium resistance transporter, whose translation MTTTLIVSTFIQALVLFVATNIDHLALLALWFVHGQNRPGTTARICAGQYVGFGALLGITLVLSTISGFVIPQEYLRLLGLIPLALGIKAGIGEIRERWHSEESEEEDEAEAQLKGKKISVGAVALVTMANGGDEIAAYLPVFALSAWWQIALFCAVFLVLAGVLLALARFITGRMGLAEVLERFEAIIFPSVLILLGVLILADLL comes from the coding sequence GTGACTACCACTTTGATTGTTTCAACCTTCATCCAGGCGCTGGTGCTATTTGTAGCCACCAACATTGACCACTTGGCGTTACTGGCCTTGTGGTTTGTTCACGGACAGAATCGTCCGGGAACCACCGCACGTATCTGTGCCGGTCAGTATGTGGGTTTTGGAGCACTCCTGGGGATCACCCTGGTTCTCAGTACGATTTCTGGATTCGTGATTCCTCAGGAATACCTGCGGCTTTTAGGATTGATACCACTGGCCCTGGGAATAAAAGCCGGGATCGGTGAAATCCGCGAGCGCTGGCATTCAGAGGAATCCGAAGAGGAGGACGAGGCAGAGGCACAACTAAAAGGAAAAAAGATCAGTGTGGGCGCGGTTGCCTTGGTTACTATGGCTAACGGAGGCGATGAAATCGCGGCCTATCTGCCGGTTTTTGCACTATCTGCCTGGTGGCAAATCGCCCTGTTTTGCGCTGTGTTCTTAGTGCTTGCTGGGGTGCTGCTTGCTCTTGCCCGTTTCATCACTGGACGTATGGGGCTTGCAGAGGTCCTGGAACGTTTTGAAGCGATTATTTTCCCCAGCGTACTTATCCTGCTAGGAGTGCTAATCCTCGCGGATCTGCTTTAG
- a CDS encoding ACT domain-containing protein, with amino-acid sequence MKVETIKVVVTQPLLPKTAQVKKPGSRNREKDGKERKLKHVKAIMTVTGIDHTGIIAAVSQALAQNQVNITNVSQTLMDEYFTMIMQLEFDETQIGLAQVQAAMAPVEEAERLVIKVQAEALFNAMHKL; translated from the coding sequence ATGAAGGTTGAAACAATCAAAGTGGTAGTCACCCAGCCATTATTACCAAAGACCGCGCAAGTGAAGAAACCGGGGTCAAGAAATCGCGAAAAGGATGGAAAAGAACGTAAGCTGAAGCACGTGAAAGCAATTATGACAGTTACCGGAATCGACCACACCGGGATCATCGCGGCAGTTTCGCAGGCGCTGGCCCAAAACCAAGTGAATATCACCAATGTGTCCCAGACGCTGATGGATGAATATTTCACTATGATTATGCAGCTGGAATTTGATGAGACCCAGATCGGGTTAGCGCAGGTGCAGGCAGCGATGGCGCCAGTAGAGGAAGCCGAACGCCTGGTTATTAAAGTGCAGGCCGAGGCGTTGTTCAACGCCATGCATAAACTCTAA